From the Musa acuminata AAA Group cultivar baxijiao chromosome BXJ3-7, Cavendish_Baxijiao_AAA, whole genome shotgun sequence genome, one window contains:
- the LOC135642609 gene encoding leucine-rich repeat receptor-like tyrosine-protein kinase PXC3: MLAVSSLRCCHVFFSLVMATHLLLTSRPPAAAQLADQATMAALQQELAVAGWDSDSSGYCAWRGVTCGGGADRPVEALELPHRNLQGNISLVSQLRSLKRLDLSGNSFRGAIPPSLGSLEALQFLDLSMNRFEDRIPSSLGGLKDLRSLNLSNNVLLDEVPDELRNLARLQELQISGNKLSGRIPGWVGDLADLRVFSAYENILVGVIPRNLGSISQLKVLNLHSNQLEGGIPDSIFRSGNLEVLVLTLNRLNGSLPASIGNCQGLSNFRIGNNELVGSIPFSIGNISSLTYFEADNNRLSGEIPPEFAQCSNLTLLNLAYNGLTGTVPDNLGQLKNLQEFIVSGNSLGGEFPKSMLRCRNLSKLDLSYNRFNGSLPEDLCNMSRLQFLLLDHNSISREIPRGIGNCNRLLELQLGSNYLSGVIPPEIGKIKNLQIALNLSFNRLWGQVPRELGKLDKLVELDISNNQLSGCIPLELKGMLSLIEVNFSNNQLRGQIPIFGPFQKSPRSSFLGNEGLCGDPLNSDCGTLFGSDYDSDHHKVSYKIILAVVGSGLTVFTMVSVVVGFFMLREKQEMDAKAAKVAGDVVVPRPQIAAGNVFIENLKQAIDFESVVKATMEDASKISSGTFSTVYKAVMPSGLIVSVRRLKSVDKTVTHHQNKMIRELERLGNLCHANLMRPIGYVIYEDVALLLHHHMPNGTLAELLHGTVQAEYEPDWPRRLSIAIGVAEGLAFLHHIAIIHLDISSSNIFLDSHFNPLIEEIEISKLLDPSKGTASISAVAGSFGYIPPEYAYTMQVTVSGNVYSFGVVLLEILTSKLPVDEVFGEGMDLVKWVHNASERGETPEQIMDARLSTFSFAWRKQMLGVLKVAMLCTDKTPAKRPKMKKVVEMLLESKDN, from the exons ATGTTAGCGGTCAGTAGCCTTCGGTGCTGCCATGTCTTCTTCTCTCTCGTCATGGCCACCCACCTGCTGCTCACCAGCCGCCCACCAGCCGCAGCTCAGCTGGCTGACCAGGCTACCATGGCGGCCCTCCAACAGGAGCTCGCGGTGGCGGGATGGGATTCCGACAGTTCCGGTTACTGCGCGTGGCGCGGCGTCACCTGCGGCGGCGGCGCGGACCGTCCCGTGGAGGCGCTCGAGTTGCCCCATCGCAACCTCCAAGGTAACATCTCCCTCGTCTCCCAGCTCCGTTCTTTGAAGCGCTTAGACCTCTCCGGCAACTCGTTCCGCGGGGCCATTCCTCCGTCTCTCGGGAGTCTGGAAGCGCTCCAGTTCCTCGATCTGTCCATGAACAGGTTCGAGGACAGGATTCCTTCTTCTCTGGGCGGCCTCAAGGACCTCAGATCACTGAACCTCTCCAATAACGTGCTCCTGGATGAAGTGCCTGATGAACTAAGGAACCTAGCCAGGTTGCAGGAGCTGCAGATTTCTGGAAACAAGCTCAGCGGCCGCATCCCCGGTTGGGTCGGAGACCTCGCTGATCTGAGAGTCTTCTCCGCGTACGAGAACATCTTGGTTGGTGTTATTCCCAGAAATCTGGGTTCCATCTCCCAGCTTAAGGTGCTCAACCTGCATTCCAACCAGCTCGAAGGAGGGATTCCCGATAGCATTTTCCGGTCGGGGAACTTGGAAGTTCTGGTGCTGACCTTGAACAGATTGAACGGCAGCCTTCCTGCGTCGATCGGGAACTGCCAAGGCCTCTCCAATTTTCGGATTGGGAACAATGAGCTGGTCGGAAGCATTCCCTTCTCCATCGGCAACATTAGCAGCCTCACGTACTTCGAGGCAGACAACAATCGCCTGTCGGGCGAGATTCCGCCGGAGTTTGCACAGTGCTCGAACCTCACCCTCTTGAACTTGGCCTACAATGGTCTCACGGGGACTGTCCCCGACAACCTCGGGCAGCTCAAGAACCTGCAAGAATTCATCGTCTCTGGCAACAGTCTCGGGGGTGAGTTCCCCAAGTCCATGCTCCGGTGCAGAAATCTTAGTAAGCTTGATTTGAGCTACAACCGATTCAATGGAAGCTTGCCAGAGGACCTCTGCAACATGTCGAGGTTGCAGTTCCTGCTTCTGGACCATAACTCCATTAGCCGGGAGATACCTCGAGGGATCGGCAATTGTAACAGGCTGCTCGAGCTACAGCTAGGGAGCAACTACCTTTCCGGTGTCATCCCACCCGAGATTGGTAAGATCAAGAACTTGCAGATTGCTCTCAACCTTAGCTTCAATCGTCTCTGGGGCCAAGTTCCTCGAGAGTTGGGGAAGCTTGATAAGCTGGTCGAGTTAGACATCTCCAACAATCAACTTTCTGGATGTATTCCACTAGAACTCAAAGGCATGCTGAGTTTGATTGAGGTTAATTTCTCAAACAACCAGCTAAGAGGCCAAATACCGATTTTTGGACCATTTCAAAAGAGTCCTCGTTCGAGCTTTCTAGGCAATGAAGGATTATGTGGTGATCCGCTGAATTCAGATTGTGGAACTCTTTTTGGTTCTGACTATGATTCGGACCACCACAAGGTCTCATACAAGATAATTCTCGCGGTAGTTGGTTCTGGTTTGACTGTTTTCACTATGGTATCTGTTGTTGTTGGCTTCTTCATGCTACGAGAGAAACAAGAGATGGATGCCAAGGCTGCTAAAGTTGCAGGGGACGTAGTTGTGCCTCGTCCGCAGATAGCAGCTGGAAATGTGTTCATAGAGAACTTGAAACAAGCCATAGACTTCGAAAGTGTCGTCAAAGCAACGATGGAGGATGCAAGTAAGATAAGCAGTGGAACATTCAGTACTGTGTATAAGGCCGTTATGCCTTCAGGCCTCATAGTTTCAGTGAGGAGGCTGAAATCTGTGGACAAAACTGTGACTCACCACCAGAACAAAATGATCAGAGAACTCGAGAGGCTTGGAAATCTTTGCCATGCCAATTTGATGCGGCCGATTGGCTATGTGATCTACGAGGATGTGGCACTGTTGCTTCATCATCACATGCCTAATGGAACACTAGCGGAACTTCTTCACGGCACGGTGCAAGCTGAGTATGAGCCAGACTGGCCAAGAAGGCTGTCTATAGCTATTGGAGTTGCCGAAGGATTAGCTTTTCTTCACCATATTGCCATCATCCATTTGGACATTTCATCAAGCAACATATTCTTGGATTCCCATTTTAACCCTCTGATTGAGGAGATAGAGATTTCCAAGCTGTTGGACCCGTCAAAAGGAACTGCTAGTATCAGTGCAGTGGCAGGATCCTTCGGTTACATTCCTCCAG AATATGCCTACACAATGCAAGTCACTGTCTCTGGAAATGTCTATAGCTTTGGGGTAGTGTTGCTTGAGATCTTAACATCCAAACTGCCAGTTGATGAGGTCTTTGGAGAGGGGATGGATCTGGTCAAATGGGTTCATAATGCATCGGAGAGGGGTGAGACCCCGGAGCAGATTATGGATGCAAGGCTCAGCACATTCTCGTTCGCTTGGAGGAAGCAAATGCTTGGTGTTTTGAAGGTTGCCATGCTCTGCACCGATAAGACGCCAGCGAAACGGCCAAAGATGAAGAAAGTAGTCGAGATGCTCCTCGAATCAAAGGACAACTAG
- the LOC135642611 gene encoding bax inhibitor 1-like — MDAFFKSGSWSHESLKNFRQITPAVQNHLKLVYLTLCCALAASAAGAYLHILMNLGGLLTTLGCLGSIMWLLSTPQYEEGKRFGLLMAAAALEGASIGPLIRLAVDFDTSILITAFVGTALAFGCFSGAAIVAKRREFLYLGGLLSSGLSVLLWLQFAGSIFGQSTAMFKVEIYFGLLVFLGYMVFDTQEIIERAHHGDRDYLKHALTLFTDFLAVFVRILVIMLKNASDKSEEKKRKKRS, encoded by the exons ATGGATGCGTTCTTCAAATCCGGCAGCTGGAGTCACGAATCGCTCAAAAATTTCCGGCAGATCACTCCCGCCGTCCAAAACCACCTCAAGCTG GTGTACTTGACGCTATGTTGTGCACTCGCGGCATCGGCGGCAGGAGCTTATCTGCACATTCTTATGAACCTTGGTGGCTTGTTGACCACGCTTGGCTGCCTCGGGAGCATCATGTGGTTGCTGTCGACGCCGCAGTATGAAGAG GGAAAGAGGTTTGGCCTTCTGATGGCCGCTGCTGCCTTAGAAGGGGCTTCCATTGGTCCTCTTATTCGGCTTGCTGTCGACTTCGACACGAG CATACTAATCACCGCTTTTGTGGGGACTGCACTCGCATTCGGATGTTTCTCAGGAGCAGCCATTGTAGCTAAGAGGAGAGAGTTCCTTTACTTGGGTGGCTTGCTATCATCTGGGCTCTCTGTCCTCCTATGGCTGCAGTTTGCTGGTTCCATCTTTGGACAATCTACTGCTATGTTCAAGGTCGAG ATTTACTTTGGACTGTTGGTTTTTCTCGGATACATGGTGTTTGACACCCAAGAGATCATAGAGAGAGCCCACCATGGCGATCGAGACTATCTGAAACATGCACTGACCCTCTTTACAGATTTTCTTGCAGTTTTTGTTCGTATTCTCGTCATCATG TTGAAAAATGCATCTGATAAGtccgaggagaagaaaagaaagaagagatcgTAG